A single window of Helicobacter canis DNA harbors:
- a CDS encoding ATP-grasp fold amidoligase family protein — protein sequence MDSSSANADSSVDCHALPCDKARNDSLDSTQPLESTFAYKAPTDYKCHTFSGKISHITAILDKFINQTEIAMDTNWRKMPFDFEKKASVPPAKPHNLTLIINIAQALASPFSYVRVDLYLIDSSVIVGELTFTPTGGTEKFTPNEWDKKLGDLWR from the coding sequence ATGGATTCTAGCTCTGCAAACGCGGATTCTAGTGTGGATTGCCACGCTTTGCCTTGCGACAAAGCTCGCAATGACAGCTTAGATTCTACCCAGCCCCTAGAATCCACTTTTGCCTACAAAGCCCCAACAGACTATAAATGCCACACCTTTAGCGGTAAGATTAGTCATATTACTGCCATTTTAGATAAATTTATCAACCAAACAGAAATTGCTATGGATACAAATTGGCGAAAAATGCCTTTTGATTTTGAAAAGAAAGCAAGCGTTCCTCCAGCCAAGCCACATAATCTCACGCTTATAATCAATATCGCTCAAGCCCTTGCCAGCCCTTTTTCTTATGTGCGTGTGGATCTGTATCTCATCGATAGCAGTGTCATTGTAGGCGAGCTGACTTTCACACCCACAGGCGGCACAGAAAAATTCACCCCAAATGAGTGGGATAAAAAGCTGGGCGATTTATGGAGATAG
- the accA gene encoding acetyl-CoA carboxylase carboxyl transferase subunit alpha, whose product MATCLDFEKQLKSIQDDIELASMRGDTAAKEILQKDLEKELKKVYGNMSDYQKLQLARHPDRPYALDYIELLLKDAYEICGDRHFRDDKAIVCMIGKIDEQPVLVIGEEKGRGTKNKITRNFGMPNPEGYRKALKAAKLAEKFKLPILMLVDTAGAYPGIGAEERGQSEAIAKNLQEFAALRTPTISVVIGEGGSGGALAIAVADRLAMMQYSIFSVISPEGCAAILWNDPAKIESATKAMKITPDELKKAQLIDDIIPEPLSGAHRDRESAAQAIKTYFLTSLSEILKDKDYLQKRYEKIMHYGAFSE is encoded by the coding sequence ATGGCGACTTGTTTAGATTTTGAAAAACAGCTTAAGAGCATTCAAGATGACATTGAGCTAGCTTCTATGCGCGGAGATACTGCAGCTAAGGAGATATTGCAAAAGGACTTAGAAAAAGAGCTGAAAAAAGTCTATGGCAATATGAGCGATTATCAAAAGCTCCAGCTAGCGCGCCACCCCGATAGACCTTACGCGCTTGATTATATTGAGCTATTGCTAAAAGATGCGTATGAGATCTGTGGCGATAGGCATTTCCGCGATGATAAAGCTATCGTATGTATGATAGGCAAGATTGATGAGCAGCCTGTGCTAGTCATAGGTGAAGAAAAGGGCAGAGGCACTAAGAATAAAATCACGAGAAATTTTGGTATGCCAAACCCTGAGGGCTACCGCAAAGCCCTTAAAGCCGCAAAGCTTGCAGAGAAATTTAAGCTCCCTATCCTTATGCTTGTCGATACTGCTGGTGCGTATCCGGGGATAGGCGCGGAGGAGCGCGGACAGAGTGAGGCTATCGCCAAGAATCTCCAAGAGTTCGCTGCCTTGCGCACACCTACGATTTCTGTTGTCATCGGTGAGGGGGGTAGTGGTGGTGCGCTTGCTATCGCTGTGGCAGATAGGCTGGCTATGATGCAGTATTCTATCTTTAGCGTGATTTCTCCTGAGGGTTGTGCGGCGATTTTGTGGAATGACCCTGCCAAGATAGAGTCCGCCACAAAAGCGATGAAAATCACCCCCGATGAGCTGAAAAAGGCTCAACTCATCGATGACATTATCCCAGAGCCACTAAGTGGTGCGCATAGAGATAGAGAGAGTGCAGCCCAAGCGATCAAGACATATTTCCTAACAAGCCTAAGCGAGATTCTAAAGGATAAAGACTATCTCCAAAAACGCTATGAAAAAATTATGCACTATGGAGCTTTCAGTGAATAA
- a CDS encoding type II toxin-antitoxin system YafQ family toxin, whose amino-acid sequence MFEIHTTAKYKKQRKKLSQDDRDLLDSVIYTLASGESLEPKHRDHKLTGELKGFRECHIKPDLLLIYAKNQNALILTCVEVGSHSDLFKG is encoded by the coding sequence ATGTTTGAGATCCACACCACTGCTAAATACAAAAAGCAGCGCAAGAAACTAAGCCAAGATGATAGAGACTTGCTTGATAGCGTGATCTATACACTTGCAAGTGGGGAGAGCCTAGAGCCAAAACACAGAGATCATAAGCTCACAGGCGAGCTAAAGGGCTTCCGCGAGTGTCATATCAAGCCAGATTTGCTACTCATCTATGCCAAAAATCAAAATGCCCTTATCCTTACTTGTGTAGAAGTAGGCTCACATAGCGATCTGTTTAAAGGCTAG